From a single Halobellus ruber genomic region:
- a CDS encoding class I SAM-dependent methyltransferase: MDRTEIRRAWDAVAETYARSRDPTGSDADLLRTLRGDLPPDATVLDVGCGDGARTLANLPAGSIGLDVSRRGLELAAGNVPDAHLLQAEMHDVPLRADSVDAVTAYHAVFHVPRGEHPAVYREFTRVLRPGGRLLLTLPGGRFETVREGWMGGRMFFSAPGRETTLSQLRDAGFTDLRTETVNDPLGSSAEFVFATASGG; the protein is encoded by the coding sequence ATGGACCGAACCGAGATCCGGCGGGCGTGGGACGCGGTCGCCGAAACGTACGCACGCAGTCGGGATCCCACCGGCTCCGACGCCGACCTGCTCCGGACGCTGCGCGGGGACCTCCCTCCCGACGCGACCGTCCTGGACGTGGGCTGTGGCGACGGCGCGCGGACGCTCGCGAACCTCCCCGCCGGCAGCATCGGCCTCGACGTCTCCCGACGAGGGCTGGAACTCGCCGCCGGGAACGTTCCCGACGCTCACCTCCTACAGGCCGAGATGCACGACGTCCCGCTCCGGGCCGACAGCGTCGACGCGGTCACGGCGTACCACGCGGTGTTTCACGTCCCGCGGGGCGAGCATCCGGCGGTCTACCGGGAGTTCACGCGGGTGTTGCGGCCGGGCGGGCGGCTCCTGCTGACGCTCCCGGGCGGGCGGTTCGAGACGGTGCGGGAGGGGTGGATGGGCGGCCGGATGTTCTTCTCGGCGCCCGGCCGGGAAACGACGCTCTCACAGCTGCGGGACGCCGGCTTCACCGATCTCCGGACGGAGACCGTGAACGATCCGCTGGGAAGCAGCGCCGAGTTCGTGTTCGCGACGGCGTCCGGCGGGTAG